One window of Nocardioides dongkuii genomic DNA carries:
- a CDS encoding DUF3592 domain-containing protein produces the protein MRILRSEFFRWLLLSLAVAAFGVVGILRVPSTDASTVGDVAGFGFRLDGQQCYLTVTYKVRGTSYRFQSPRGQEWCGYEPLYRRDGSVVVYYDSSDPGTATLTPRGATPMVAVVLGLVTAAACCVLRLGRPRRRTVLPHATTVTATTTR, from the coding sequence GTGAGGATCCTGCGCTCAGAGTTCTTCCGGTGGCTGCTCCTCAGCCTCGCCGTCGCAGCATTCGGCGTCGTCGGCATCCTGCGGGTGCCTAGCACCGACGCCTCGACGGTCGGCGACGTCGCAGGGTTCGGGTTCCGGCTGGACGGACAGCAGTGCTACCTCACGGTCACCTACAAGGTCCGTGGCACCTCCTACCGTTTCCAGTCTCCTCGCGGACAGGAGTGGTGCGGCTACGAGCCGCTCTACCGGCGGGATGGCTCCGTCGTCGTCTACTACGACTCCTCCGACCCGGGGACTGCGACGCTCACGCCACGCGGGGCGACCCCGATGGTCGCTGTCGTCCTGGGCCTGGTGACGGCTGCCGCCTGTTGCGTCCTGCGGCTGGGACGGCCCCGCCGACGAACCGTGCTCCCGCACGCCACCACCGTCACGGCGACGACGACCCGCTGA
- a CDS encoding amphi-Trp domain-containing protein, which produces MAKQDRDVEKIYATEEVVAKLRRLADALEQGTSFRIQIAGERVRVPARAEFSIEHEREDGEEEIEFQLTWSVDEADAEEADEGDEREVV; this is translated from the coding sequence ATGGCCAAGCAGGACCGGGACGTCGAGAAGATCTACGCGACCGAGGAGGTCGTCGCCAAGCTGCGTCGGCTGGCCGACGCGCTCGAGCAGGGCACGTCCTTCCGCATCCAGATCGCAGGCGAGCGCGTCCGGGTGCCGGCCCGCGCGGAGTTCTCCATCGAGCACGAGCGCGAGGACGGCGAGGAGGAGATCGAGTTCCAGCTGACCTGGTCCGTCGACGAGGCCGACGCCGAGGAAGCCGACGAGGGCGACGAGCGCGAGGTCGTCTGA
- a CDS encoding TetR/AcrR family transcriptional regulator, which translates to MTEGPTRDAIAAAARQQFMAAGYAATSVRGVAAAAGIDPSLVIRHFGSKEQLFLETVEVDGPFAPALEGPFEGMGERLVALVLEDRMAGVLRTPYRAMIRASDSAPVRERLVAAMEATLARPLAARLTGPDAELRAHLVAAQVGGLLEALVILEDPVVLAADPAAVAALYGHALSTLLTPGPG; encoded by the coding sequence GTGACCGAGGGGCCGACCAGGGACGCGATCGCCGCCGCGGCGCGGCAGCAGTTCATGGCCGCCGGGTACGCCGCCACGTCGGTCCGCGGGGTCGCCGCGGCCGCGGGGATCGACCCGTCGCTGGTGATCCGGCACTTCGGGTCCAAGGAGCAGCTGTTCCTGGAGACCGTCGAGGTGGACGGGCCGTTCGCCCCGGCGCTCGAGGGCCCGTTCGAGGGGATGGGCGAGCGGCTGGTCGCGCTGGTGCTGGAGGACCGGATGGCCGGCGTCCTGCGCACGCCGTACCGCGCGATGATCCGTGCCTCCGACAGCGCCCCGGTGCGCGAGCGCCTGGTCGCCGCGATGGAGGCCACCCTGGCCCGGCCGCTCGCCGCGCGGCTCACCGGCCCGGACGCCGAACTGCGCGCGCACCTGGTCGCGGCCCAGGTGGGGGGCCTGCTCGAGGCGCTGGTCATCCTCGAGGACCCGGTGGTCTTGGCAGCCGACCCGGCCGCCGTCGCCGCGCTCTACGGACACGCGCTGTCAACACTGTTGACACCCGGCCCGGGGTGA
- a CDS encoding CarD family transcriptional regulator, whose product MTTSSAPKRRHLASSPFKPDPEPVIEEFAIGDHVSHDAYGVGRVVGLEAHAVTVDFGNQTVRVPSPFSKMTTL is encoded by the coding sequence ATGACAACCTCATCTGCCCCGAAGCGTCGTCACCTCGCCAGCAGCCCGTTCAAGCCGGACCCCGAGCCGGTGATCGAGGAGTTCGCGATCGGCGACCACGTCTCGCACGACGCGTACGGCGTGGGCCGGGTCGTCGGCCTCGAGGCGCACGCGGTCACCGTCGACTTCGGGAACCAGACGGTCCGCGTGCCGAGCCCGTTCTCGAAGATGACCACGCTCTAG
- the fadD8 gene encoding fatty-acid--CoA ligase FadD8 has protein sequence MTDEMRVGTHNGHLMAAALKRHRDKPVMHLGETTLTGGETAARVSQYIQAFESLGAGRGTAGALLALNRPEVLFIIGAGQTQGYRRTSLHPLGSLEDHAYVINDAEITTLTIDPVPMFVERALGLLERCPKLEKVLTIGPVPDELSHVGHDLNAAAAAYDPRPLEAVTLDPDHVVSITYTGGTTGKPKGVIGTTRAMSTMTQVQMGEWEWPESPRFLMCTPLSHAGAAFFVPIVLKGGCLYVLAKFDPAEVLRTIEEQKITATMLVPSMLYALMDHPDSHTRDLSSLETVYYGASAINPVRLKEAIDRFGPIFAQYYGQSEAPMVITYLAKQDHVTGDDRRLASCGRPSAFLRTALLDEEGNPVPVGEPGEICVAGPLLAGGYWNLPEATAETFRDGWMHTGDVAREDEDGFWYIVDRTKDMIVTGGFNVFPREVEDVVAEHPAVAQVGVIGTPHEKFGEAVTAIVVMREGEELTEGVVAEIQAMVKDRKGSVQAPKQVIAVDALPLTGLGKPDKKALRARFWTGDRSVG, from the coding sequence ATGACGGACGAGATGCGTGTCGGGACCCACAACGGCCACCTGATGGCGGCCGCGCTCAAGCGGCACCGCGACAAGCCCGTGATGCACCTGGGGGAGACGACGCTGACCGGCGGCGAGACGGCCGCGCGGGTCAGCCAGTACATCCAGGCGTTCGAGTCGCTGGGGGCCGGGCGCGGCACCGCCGGGGCGCTGCTGGCGCTCAACCGGCCCGAGGTCCTGTTCATCATCGGCGCCGGCCAGACCCAGGGCTACCGGCGCACGTCGCTGCACCCGCTGGGCTCGCTCGAGGACCACGCCTACGTCATCAACGACGCCGAGATCACCACGCTCACCATCGACCCGGTGCCGATGTTCGTGGAGCGGGCGCTCGGCCTGCTCGAGCGGTGCCCGAAGCTGGAGAAGGTGCTCACGATCGGCCCCGTCCCCGACGAGCTCAGCCACGTCGGGCACGACCTGAACGCCGCCGCCGCGGCGTACGACCCGCGGCCGCTCGAGGCGGTGACCCTCGACCCCGACCACGTCGTCTCGATCACCTACACCGGCGGCACTACCGGCAAGCCGAAGGGCGTCATCGGCACCACCCGCGCGATGTCCACGATGACCCAGGTGCAGATGGGGGAGTGGGAGTGGCCGGAGTCGCCGCGCTTCCTGATGTGCACCCCGCTCTCGCACGCCGGCGCGGCGTTCTTCGTGCCGATCGTGCTCAAGGGCGGCTGCCTCTACGTGCTCGCGAAGTTCGACCCGGCCGAGGTGCTCCGCACGATCGAGGAGCAGAAGATCACGGCGACCATGCTGGTGCCCTCGATGCTCTACGCGCTGATGGACCACCCCGACTCGCACACCCGCGACCTGTCCTCGCTCGAGACGGTCTACTACGGCGCCTCGGCCATCAACCCGGTGCGGCTCAAGGAGGCCATCGACCGGTTCGGGCCGATCTTCGCCCAGTACTACGGCCAGTCCGAGGCGCCGATGGTCATCACCTACCTTGCCAAGCAGGACCACGTCACCGGCGACGACCGTCGGCTGGCCTCCTGCGGGCGGCCCTCGGCGTTCCTGCGCACGGCGCTGCTCGACGAGGAGGGCAACCCGGTGCCGGTCGGCGAGCCGGGGGAGATCTGCGTGGCCGGGCCGCTGCTCGCGGGCGGCTACTGGAACCTGCCGGAGGCCACCGCCGAGACCTTCCGGGACGGGTGGATGCACACCGGCGACGTGGCCCGGGAGGACGAGGACGGGTTCTGGTACATCGTGGACCGCACCAAGGACATGATCGTCACCGGTGGCTTCAACGTCTTCCCGCGCGAGGTCGAGGACGTCGTCGCCGAGCACCCGGCGGTCGCGCAGGTCGGGGTGATCGGGACGCCGCACGAGAAGTTCGGCGAGGCGGTCACCGCGATCGTCGTGATGCGCGAGGGCGAGGAGCTCACCGAGGGGGTCGTCGCGGAGATCCAGGCGATGGTCAAGGACCGCAAGGGCTCGGTGCAGGCGCCGAAGCAGGTGATCGCCGTCGATGCCCTGCCGCTGACCGGGTTGGGCAAGCCGGACAAGAAGGCGCTGCGGGCGCGTTTCTGGACCGGCGACCGCTCGGTCGGCTGA
- a CDS encoding LLM class F420-dependent oxidoreductase, translating to MKLGLQLGYWGAQPPHGVGELVAAAEDAGFDAVFTAEAWGSDAFTPLAWWGRETSRIRLGTSIVQMSGRTPTSIAMHALTLDHLSGGRVILGMGVSGPQVVEGWYGQPFAKPLARTREVVDVIRQVLAREAPVTNDGPHHPMPYAGPGAVGLGKPLKSIVHPLRADIPVWLGAEGPKNVAQTAEIADGWIPIFYTPKSAGMYRPWLDEGFARPGARRTREDFEIAATCHLQIVSGAEEKQQVLDGMKPVVALYMGGMGAQEANFHNQVFVRMGYADLAAEVQRLYLGGEKDRAAALVPDELVDDMHIVGTEGEVREKVAAWEETGVTTLMLSFRSPEDVRRVAELLA from the coding sequence ATGAAACTTGGACTGCAGCTCGGATATTGGGGCGCCCAGCCGCCCCACGGCGTCGGCGAGCTGGTCGCCGCCGCCGAGGACGCGGGCTTCGACGCGGTGTTCACGGCGGAGGCCTGGGGGTCCGACGCGTTCACCCCGCTGGCGTGGTGGGGGCGGGAGACCTCCCGGATCCGGCTCGGCACCTCGATCGTGCAGATGTCCGGCCGCACGCCGACCTCGATCGCGATGCACGCGCTCACGCTCGATCACCTCAGCGGGGGCCGGGTGATCCTCGGGATGGGCGTGAGCGGGCCCCAGGTCGTGGAGGGCTGGTACGGCCAGCCGTTCGCCAAGCCGCTGGCCCGCACTCGGGAGGTCGTCGACGTCATCCGCCAGGTGCTCGCCCGCGAGGCGCCGGTCACCAACGACGGGCCGCACCACCCGATGCCGTACGCCGGGCCGGGCGCCGTCGGCCTGGGCAAGCCGCTGAAGTCGATCGTGCACCCGCTGCGTGCCGACATCCCGGTCTGGCTGGGCGCCGAGGGGCCCAAGAACGTCGCGCAGACCGCCGAGATCGCCGACGGCTGGATCCCGATCTTCTACACGCCGAAGTCGGCGGGCATGTACCGGCCGTGGCTCGACGAGGGCTTCGCGCGCCCCGGCGCCCGGCGTACCCGGGAGGACTTCGAGATCGCGGCCACCTGCCACCTCCAGATCGTCTCCGGCGCCGAGGAGAAGCAGCAGGTCCTCGACGGCATGAAGCCGGTGGTCGCGCTCTACATGGGCGGGATGGGCGCCCAGGAGGCCAACTTCCACAACCAGGTCTTCGTGCGGATGGGCTACGCCGACCTCGCGGCCGAGGTGCAGCGGCTCTACCTCGGCGGCGAGAAGGACCGCGCCGCGGCGCTGGTCCCCGACGAGCTCGTCGACGACATGCACATCGTGGGCACCGAGGGCGAGGTGCGGGAGAAGGTGGCGGCCTGGGAGGAGACCGGCGTGACCACGCTGATGCTCAGCTTCCGCTCGCCCGAGGACGTACGCCGGGTCGCGGAGCTGCTGGCCTGA
- a CDS encoding aldo/keto reductase, with protein sequence MRTRTLGNDTVGRHEVGAIGLGLMTFDQTGTQPREQLADTVRAAVDAGVTLFDTADAYGPGEEKGAGAQGENERLIASLLDELGVRDRVLLATKGGHVRTDGGGWATDSTPAHLRAAVDASLERLGVEQIALWQHHRPDPDVPYDEVIGTLKEIADSGKVRMVGLSNADPDQIRAAHAVLGESLVSVQNQFSPAFRSSRPEIDVCEELGLAFLPWSPLGGLGSAKDLAEKHPAYAEVADAHGVSPQQVALAWELAQSPVVIPIPGAKRPQSILDSAAAADLELSAEEVARLDAG encoded by the coding sequence ATGAGGACACGCACCCTGGGCAACGACACCGTCGGCCGGCACGAGGTGGGCGCCATCGGGCTCGGCCTGATGACGTTCGACCAGACCGGCACGCAGCCGCGCGAGCAGCTCGCCGACACCGTGCGCGCCGCGGTCGACGCGGGCGTCACGCTGTTCGACACCGCCGACGCCTACGGGCCGGGCGAGGAGAAGGGCGCGGGCGCGCAGGGCGAGAACGAGCGGCTGATCGCCTCGCTGCTCGACGAGCTCGGGGTCCGCGACCGGGTGCTGCTGGCCACGAAGGGCGGCCACGTGCGCACCGACGGCGGCGGCTGGGCGACCGACTCGACGCCGGCACACCTGCGGGCGGCGGTCGACGCCAGCCTGGAGCGGCTCGGGGTCGAGCAGATCGCGCTGTGGCAGCACCACCGGCCCGACCCGGACGTGCCGTACGACGAGGTGATCGGCACGCTCAAGGAGATCGCCGACTCCGGCAAGGTGCGGATGGTCGGGCTCTCGAACGCCGACCCGGACCAGATCCGGGCCGCGCACGCGGTCCTCGGCGAGAGCCTGGTCAGCGTGCAGAACCAGTTCTCCCCCGCGTTCCGCAGCAGCCGACCGGAGATCGACGTCTGCGAGGAGCTCGGGCTCGCGTTCCTGCCGTGGAGCCCGCTGGGCGGCCTCGGGTCGGCGAAGGACCTGGCCGAGAAGCACCCGGCGTACGCCGAGGTGGCCGACGCGCACGGCGTCAGCCCCCAGCAGGTCGCCCTGGCCTGGGAGCTCGCGCAGTCGCCGGTCGTGATCCCGATCCCCGGCGCGAAGCGGCCGCAGTCGATCCTCGACTCCGCCGCCGCGGCGGACCTCGAGCTCAGCGCCGAGGAGGTCGCGCGCCTCGACGCCGGGTGA